The following proteins come from a genomic window of Streptomyces sp. NBC_01716:
- a CDS encoding acyltransferase family protein encodes MSQAPHGYERAPLPRSRELDPVPPTAQTASAAVAETPVRTPQDSAKSTPPTAKTSTKRDAFFDNAKYLAIVLVAMGHAWEPVMEGSRATKALYMVVYSFHMPAFIIISGYFSRSYTGRPHQIRRLLTGIAVPYIVFEVAYSLFKRAANDPGHPISLLDPWYLTWFLAALFIWRLTTPIWLSLRHPLPVALGIAALASFTPNIGEDLNLQRVLQFLPLFVLGLILKPEHFQLVRRREVRMLAVPVFVGALVFAYWAAVRMQNAWFYHNSAAQDQGAPWWLGVVMTFALFGCSVVLTAAFLSWVPRRKMWFTALGAGTICGYLLHGFLVKGAVYSGIFDTNAWLNEPAGKVFLTLLAGVAMTLLCTPPVRRLFRFTTEPEMTWAFRRDK; translated from the coding sequence ATGTCCCAAGCTCCGCACGGATATGAGAGGGCTCCGCTCCCCCGCTCGCGGGAGTTGGATCCCGTCCCCCCAACGGCACAGACCGCATCGGCCGCGGTGGCCGAAACCCCTGTACGGACCCCTCAGGATTCCGCGAAGTCGACACCCCCCACCGCCAAGACGTCCACGAAGCGAGACGCGTTCTTCGACAACGCGAAGTACCTGGCCATCGTGCTGGTGGCCATGGGCCACGCCTGGGAGCCGGTGATGGAGGGCAGCCGGGCGACGAAGGCGCTCTACATGGTCGTCTACTCGTTCCACATGCCGGCCTTCATCATCATCTCCGGCTACTTCTCCCGGAGTTACACCGGCCGCCCCCACCAGATCAGACGTCTGCTGACCGGGATCGCCGTCCCGTACATCGTCTTCGAGGTCGCGTACTCGCTGTTCAAGCGGGCCGCCAACGACCCGGGCCACCCCATCAGTCTGCTCGACCCCTGGTATCTCACCTGGTTCCTGGCCGCGTTGTTCATCTGGCGGCTGACCACCCCGATCTGGCTGTCGCTGCGCCATCCCCTGCCGGTCGCCCTCGGCATCGCCGCGCTCGCGTCCTTCACGCCGAACATCGGCGAGGACCTCAACCTCCAGCGCGTGCTTCAGTTCCTGCCCCTCTTCGTCCTGGGGCTCATCCTCAAGCCCGAGCACTTCCAGCTGGTGCGGCGGCGTGAGGTCAGGATGCTGGCCGTGCCCGTCTTCGTCGGCGCGCTCGTCTTCGCGTACTGGGCGGCGGTCCGGATGCAGAACGCGTGGTTCTACCACAACAGCGCGGCGCAGGACCAAGGGGCGCCGTGGTGGCTGGGCGTCGTCATGACCTTCGCGCTGTTCGGCTGCTCGGTCGTGCTGACGGCCGCGTTCCTGTCGTGGGTACCGCGCCGCAAGATGTGGTTCACGGCACTCGGCGCCGGCACCATCTGCGGCTACCTGCTGCACGGTTTCCTGGTCAAGGGCGCCGTGTACAGCGGGATCTTCGACACGAACGCCTGGCTGAACGAGCCGGCCGGCAAGGTCTTCCTGACCCTGCTCGCGGGCGTCGCGATGACGCTGCTCTGTACGCCGCCGGTGCGCCGGCTCTTCCGGTTCACGACGGAGCCCGAGATGACCTGGGCGTTCCGGCGGGACAAGTAG